One Malania oleifera isolate guangnan ecotype guangnan chromosome 9, ASM2987363v1, whole genome shotgun sequence DNA segment encodes these proteins:
- the LOC131164810 gene encoding mitogen-activated protein kinase kinase kinase YODA isoform X8 has product MPSWWGKSSSKEVNKKANKESFIDTIHRKFKIASEEKCNGKSRGSWRHRSDAVSEKVSHSRVPSRSASPSAHVSRCQSFVESPHAQPLPLPGRTGAETKPVKPGFDKTSQPLPFLPLPRPGNVPNRADLTDTVGDLATASVSSDSSIDSDDPSESRLLSPQAFDYEIGNRSTVNSPSSIMLKDPSPVVTQKISRESLKPANLLFNNQILNASPRRGRLKAPMLNLQIPHHGTFFSAPDSSMSSPSRSPLRGFGPDQVSNACFWAGKPYSDVALLGSGQCSSPGSGHNSGHNSVGGDMSGQLFWQHSRCSPECSPIPSPRMTSAGPSSRTQSGAVTPLHPRAGGSAIESPSSRQDDGKQQSHRLPLPPITISNSCPFSPPYSTATTPSVPRSPGRAENPISPGSRWKKGRLLGTGTFGHVYLGFNSESGEMCAMKEVTLFSDDAKSKESAQQLGQEIVLLSRLRHPNIVQYYGSGMVDDKLYIYLEYVSGGSIYKLLQEYGQFGEIAIRSYTQQILSGLAYLHAKKTVHRDIKGANILVDPNGRVKLVDFGMAKHITGQSCPLSFKGSPYWMAPEVIKNSNGCNLAVDIWSLGCTLLEMSTAKPPWSQYEWVAAMFKIGNSKDLPTIPDHLSDIGKDFVRQCLQRNPLHRPTAAKLLEHPFVKNAAPLERPILSSEPSDLLPMGTNVVKSQSIGQAKNISCLESEGVAVHQSRGSKIGSGSSYIYN; this is encoded by the exons ATGCCTTCTTGGTGGGGGAAGTCTTCATCCAAAGAAGTAAATAAGAAAGCAAATAAGGAAAGTTTTATTGATACAATACATCGAAAATTTAAGATTGCATCTGAAGAAAAGTGCAACGGTAAATCTAGAGGGTCTTGGAGACATCGTAGTGATGCTGTTTCAGAAAAGGTATCTCATTCTCGAGTGCCATCAAGGTCAGCATCGCCCTCTGCGCATGTATCGCGTTGTCAAAGTTTTGTTGAGAGCCCTCATGCCCAGCCCCTTCCACTACCTGGGCGTACTGGTGCTGAAACGAAACCTGTAAAGCCAGGATTTGACAAAACTTCCCAACCATTACCTTTTTTACCACTTCCAAGACCTGGAAATGTTCCAAACAGAGCAGACCTGACTGATACTGTGGGAGATTTGGCCACTGCTTCAGTTTCTAGTGATAGCTCCATTGATAGTGATGATCCATCTGAGTCACGTCTTCTTAGCCCCCAAGCATTTGACTATGAAATTGGGAACAGATCTACAGTGAACAGCCCTTCCAG CATAATGCTCAAGGATCCATCCCCTGTTGTCACCCAAAAGATATCAAGAGAGTCATTGAAGCCAGCTAATCTTTTGTTCAATAACCAAATTCTCAACGCATCTCCAAGACGTGGTCGTTTAAAAGCTCCCATGCTGAATTTGCAGATTCCTCACCATGGCACTTTCTTTAGTGCTCCAGACAGCTCAATGTCAAGTCCTTCTAGAAGTCCATTGAGAGGATTTGGCCCAGACCAAGTTTCCAACGCTTGTTTCTGGGCAGGAAAACCTTATTCAGATGTAGCTTTGCTTGGATCTGGTCAATGCTCTAGTCCAGGCTCTGGTCACAATTCTGGGCATAACTCAGTTGGGGGAGATATGTCAGGGCAGCTATTTTGGCAGCACAGCAGGTGTAGCCCCGAGTGTTCTCCAATACCTAGCCCCAGAATGACAAGCGCTGGTCCCAGCTCTAGAACACAAAGTGGTGCTGTCACCCCACTGCACCCACGAGCTGGAGGGTCTGCCATAGAGTCACCTAGTAGCCGGCAAGATGATGGGAAACAGCAAAGCCACCGGTTGCCCCTTCCCCCAATAACAATTTCTAATTCTTGTCCTTTTTCTCCACCATATTCTACAGCAACAACTCCATCAGTCCCAAGAAGTCCGGGCAGGGCAGAAAATCCAATTAGCCCAGGTTCCCGCTGGAAGAAGGGACGTCTGCTAGGGACAGGCACATTTGGACATGTGTATCTTGGTTTCAATAG TGAAAGCGGTGAAATGTGTGCAATGAAAGAGGTCACACTGTTTTCAGATGATGCGAAGTCAAAAGAAAGTGCGCAGCAGCTTGGGCAA GAAATTGTTCTATTAAGTCGTTTGCGGCATCCGAATATAGTGCAGTATTATGGATCTGGGATG GTAGATGACAAACTGTATATATATTTGGAGTATGTATCTGGTGGTTccatctataaactccttcaagAATATGGACAATTTGGCGAAATAGCTATTCGTAGCTACACACAACAAATTTTGTCAGGGCTTGCTTATTTGCATGCAAAAAAAACCGTCCACAG GGATATCAAAGGAGCAAATATACTGGTAGACCCCAATGGCCGTGTGAAATTGGTTGATTTTGGGATGGCAAAGCAT ATTACTGGGCAGTCTTGTCCTTTATCTTTCAAGGGAAGTCCTTACTGGATGGCACCTGAG gttataaaaaattcaaatggTTGCAATCTTGCTGTTGATATATGGAGCCTTGGATGCACGCTTTTGGAAATGAGTACGGCAAAGCCTCCTTGGAGCCAGTATGAATGG GTTGCTGCAATGTTTAAGATTGGAAACAGCAAGGATCTTCCCACAATCCCTGATCATCTCTCAGATATTGGCAAAGATTTTGTGCGGCAGTGCTTGCAACGCAACCCATTACATCGTCCTACAGCTGCTAAACTTTTGGAGCACCCTTTTGTGAAAAACGCTGCGCCACTGGAAAGACCCATTTTGAGTTCTGAGCCTTCAGATTTACTGCCTATGGGAACAAATGTTGTGAAATCCCAG AGCATTGGACAGGCAAAAAATATTTCCTGCTTGGAATCAGAAGGAGTGGCTGTGCATCAATCTAGGGGGTCAAAAATTGGTTCTGGGTCCAg TTACATCTACAACTGA
- the LOC131164810 gene encoding mitogen-activated protein kinase kinase kinase YODA isoform X9, with protein sequence MPSWWGKSSSKEVNKKANKESFIDTIHRKFKIASEEKCNGKSRGSWRHRSDAVSEKVSHSRVPSRSASPSAHVSRCQSFVESPHAQPLPLPGRTGAETKPVKPGFDKTSQPLPFLPLPRPGNVPNRADLTDTVGDLATASVSSDSSIDSDDPSESRLLSPQAFDYEIGNRSTVNSPSSIMLKDPSPVVTQKISRESLKPANLLFNNQILNASPRRGRLKAPMLNLQIPHHGTFFSAPDSSMSSPSRSPLRGFGPDQVSNACFWAGKPYSDVALLGSGQCSSPGSGHNSGHNSVGGDMSGQLFWQHSRCSPECSPIPSPRMTSAGPSSRTQSGAVTPLHPRAGGSAIESPSSRQDDGKQQSHRLPLPPITISNSCPFSPPYSTATTPSVPRSPGRAENPISPGSRWKKGRLLGTGTFGHVYLGFNSESGEMCAMKEVTLFSDDAKSKESAQQLGQEIVLLSRLRHPNIVQYYGSGMVDDKLYIYLEYVSGGSIYKLLQEYGQFGEIAIRSYTQQILSGLAYLHAKKTVHRDIKGANILVDPNGRVKLVDFGMAKHITGQSCPLSFKGSPYWMAPEVIKNSNGCNLAVDIWSLGCTLLEMSTAKPPWSQYEWVAAMFKIGNSKDLPTIPDHLSDIGKDFVRQCLQRNPLHRPTAAKLLEHPFVKNAAPLERPILSSEPSDLLPMGTNVVKSQAKNISCLESEGVAVHQSRGSKIGSGSSYIYN encoded by the exons ATGCCTTCTTGGTGGGGGAAGTCTTCATCCAAAGAAGTAAATAAGAAAGCAAATAAGGAAAGTTTTATTGATACAATACATCGAAAATTTAAGATTGCATCTGAAGAAAAGTGCAACGGTAAATCTAGAGGGTCTTGGAGACATCGTAGTGATGCTGTTTCAGAAAAGGTATCTCATTCTCGAGTGCCATCAAGGTCAGCATCGCCCTCTGCGCATGTATCGCGTTGTCAAAGTTTTGTTGAGAGCCCTCATGCCCAGCCCCTTCCACTACCTGGGCGTACTGGTGCTGAAACGAAACCTGTAAAGCCAGGATTTGACAAAACTTCCCAACCATTACCTTTTTTACCACTTCCAAGACCTGGAAATGTTCCAAACAGAGCAGACCTGACTGATACTGTGGGAGATTTGGCCACTGCTTCAGTTTCTAGTGATAGCTCCATTGATAGTGATGATCCATCTGAGTCACGTCTTCTTAGCCCCCAAGCATTTGACTATGAAATTGGGAACAGATCTACAGTGAACAGCCCTTCCAG CATAATGCTCAAGGATCCATCCCCTGTTGTCACCCAAAAGATATCAAGAGAGTCATTGAAGCCAGCTAATCTTTTGTTCAATAACCAAATTCTCAACGCATCTCCAAGACGTGGTCGTTTAAAAGCTCCCATGCTGAATTTGCAGATTCCTCACCATGGCACTTTCTTTAGTGCTCCAGACAGCTCAATGTCAAGTCCTTCTAGAAGTCCATTGAGAGGATTTGGCCCAGACCAAGTTTCCAACGCTTGTTTCTGGGCAGGAAAACCTTATTCAGATGTAGCTTTGCTTGGATCTGGTCAATGCTCTAGTCCAGGCTCTGGTCACAATTCTGGGCATAACTCAGTTGGGGGAGATATGTCAGGGCAGCTATTTTGGCAGCACAGCAGGTGTAGCCCCGAGTGTTCTCCAATACCTAGCCCCAGAATGACAAGCGCTGGTCCCAGCTCTAGAACACAAAGTGGTGCTGTCACCCCACTGCACCCACGAGCTGGAGGGTCTGCCATAGAGTCACCTAGTAGCCGGCAAGATGATGGGAAACAGCAAAGCCACCGGTTGCCCCTTCCCCCAATAACAATTTCTAATTCTTGTCCTTTTTCTCCACCATATTCTACAGCAACAACTCCATCAGTCCCAAGAAGTCCGGGCAGGGCAGAAAATCCAATTAGCCCAGGTTCCCGCTGGAAGAAGGGACGTCTGCTAGGGACAGGCACATTTGGACATGTGTATCTTGGTTTCAATAG TGAAAGCGGTGAAATGTGTGCAATGAAAGAGGTCACACTGTTTTCAGATGATGCGAAGTCAAAAGAAAGTGCGCAGCAGCTTGGGCAA GAAATTGTTCTATTAAGTCGTTTGCGGCATCCGAATATAGTGCAGTATTATGGATCTGGGATG GTAGATGACAAACTGTATATATATTTGGAGTATGTATCTGGTGGTTccatctataaactccttcaagAATATGGACAATTTGGCGAAATAGCTATTCGTAGCTACACACAACAAATTTTGTCAGGGCTTGCTTATTTGCATGCAAAAAAAACCGTCCACAG GGATATCAAAGGAGCAAATATACTGGTAGACCCCAATGGCCGTGTGAAATTGGTTGATTTTGGGATGGCAAAGCAT ATTACTGGGCAGTCTTGTCCTTTATCTTTCAAGGGAAGTCCTTACTGGATGGCACCTGAG gttataaaaaattcaaatggTTGCAATCTTGCTGTTGATATATGGAGCCTTGGATGCACGCTTTTGGAAATGAGTACGGCAAAGCCTCCTTGGAGCCAGTATGAATGG GTTGCTGCAATGTTTAAGATTGGAAACAGCAAGGATCTTCCCACAATCCCTGATCATCTCTCAGATATTGGCAAAGATTTTGTGCGGCAGTGCTTGCAACGCAACCCATTACATCGTCCTACAGCTGCTAAACTTTTGGAGCACCCTTTTGTGAAAAACGCTGCGCCACTGGAAAGACCCATTTTGAGTTCTGAGCCTTCAGATTTACTGCCTATGGGAACAAATGTTGTGAAATCCCAG GCAAAAAATATTTCCTGCTTGGAATCAGAAGGAGTGGCTGTGCATCAATCTAGGGGGTCAAAAATTGGTTCTGGGTCCAg TTACATCTACAACTGA
- the LOC131164810 gene encoding mitogen-activated protein kinase kinase kinase YODA isoform X5, with protein MPSWWGKSSSKEVNKKANKESFIDTIHRKFKIASEEKCNGKSRGSWRHRSDAVSEKVSHSRVPSRSASPSAHVSRCQSFVESPHAQPLPLPGRTGAETKPVKPGFDKTSQPLPFLPLPRPGNVPNRADLTDTVGDLATASVSSDSSIDSDDPSESRLLSPQAFDYEIGNRSTVNSPSSIMLKDPSPVVTQKISRESLKPANLLFNNQILNASPRRGRLKAPMLNLQIPHHGTFFSAPDSSMSSPSRSPLRGFGPDQVSNACFWAGKPYSDVALLGSGQCSSPGSGHNSGHNSVGGDMSGQLFWQHSRCSPECSPIPSPRMTSAGPSSRTQSGAVTPLHPRAGGSAIESPSSRQDDGKQQSHRLPLPPITISNSCPFSPPYSTATTPSVPRSPGRAENPISPGSRWKKGRLLGTGTFGHVYLGFNSESGEMCAMKEVTLFSDDAKSKESAQQLGQEIVLLSRLRHPNIVQYYGSGMVDDKLYIYLEYVSGGSIYKLLQEYGQFGEIAIRSYTQQILSGLAYLHAKKTVHRDIKGANILVDPNGRVKLVDFGMAKHITGQSCPLSFKGSPYWMAPEVIKNSNGCNLAVDIWSLGCTLLEMSTAKPPWSQYEWVAAMFKIGNSKDLPTIPDHLSDIGKDFVRQCLQRNPLHRPTAAKLLEHPFVKNAAPLERPILSSEPSDLLPMGTNVVKSQAKNISCLESEGVAVHQSRGSKIGSGSRFHQDSDPALSVVQSS; from the exons ATGCCTTCTTGGTGGGGGAAGTCTTCATCCAAAGAAGTAAATAAGAAAGCAAATAAGGAAAGTTTTATTGATACAATACATCGAAAATTTAAGATTGCATCTGAAGAAAAGTGCAACGGTAAATCTAGAGGGTCTTGGAGACATCGTAGTGATGCTGTTTCAGAAAAGGTATCTCATTCTCGAGTGCCATCAAGGTCAGCATCGCCCTCTGCGCATGTATCGCGTTGTCAAAGTTTTGTTGAGAGCCCTCATGCCCAGCCCCTTCCACTACCTGGGCGTACTGGTGCTGAAACGAAACCTGTAAAGCCAGGATTTGACAAAACTTCCCAACCATTACCTTTTTTACCACTTCCAAGACCTGGAAATGTTCCAAACAGAGCAGACCTGACTGATACTGTGGGAGATTTGGCCACTGCTTCAGTTTCTAGTGATAGCTCCATTGATAGTGATGATCCATCTGAGTCACGTCTTCTTAGCCCCCAAGCATTTGACTATGAAATTGGGAACAGATCTACAGTGAACAGCCCTTCCAG CATAATGCTCAAGGATCCATCCCCTGTTGTCACCCAAAAGATATCAAGAGAGTCATTGAAGCCAGCTAATCTTTTGTTCAATAACCAAATTCTCAACGCATCTCCAAGACGTGGTCGTTTAAAAGCTCCCATGCTGAATTTGCAGATTCCTCACCATGGCACTTTCTTTAGTGCTCCAGACAGCTCAATGTCAAGTCCTTCTAGAAGTCCATTGAGAGGATTTGGCCCAGACCAAGTTTCCAACGCTTGTTTCTGGGCAGGAAAACCTTATTCAGATGTAGCTTTGCTTGGATCTGGTCAATGCTCTAGTCCAGGCTCTGGTCACAATTCTGGGCATAACTCAGTTGGGGGAGATATGTCAGGGCAGCTATTTTGGCAGCACAGCAGGTGTAGCCCCGAGTGTTCTCCAATACCTAGCCCCAGAATGACAAGCGCTGGTCCCAGCTCTAGAACACAAAGTGGTGCTGTCACCCCACTGCACCCACGAGCTGGAGGGTCTGCCATAGAGTCACCTAGTAGCCGGCAAGATGATGGGAAACAGCAAAGCCACCGGTTGCCCCTTCCCCCAATAACAATTTCTAATTCTTGTCCTTTTTCTCCACCATATTCTACAGCAACAACTCCATCAGTCCCAAGAAGTCCGGGCAGGGCAGAAAATCCAATTAGCCCAGGTTCCCGCTGGAAGAAGGGACGTCTGCTAGGGACAGGCACATTTGGACATGTGTATCTTGGTTTCAATAG TGAAAGCGGTGAAATGTGTGCAATGAAAGAGGTCACACTGTTTTCAGATGATGCGAAGTCAAAAGAAAGTGCGCAGCAGCTTGGGCAA GAAATTGTTCTATTAAGTCGTTTGCGGCATCCGAATATAGTGCAGTATTATGGATCTGGGATG GTAGATGACAAACTGTATATATATTTGGAGTATGTATCTGGTGGTTccatctataaactccttcaagAATATGGACAATTTGGCGAAATAGCTATTCGTAGCTACACACAACAAATTTTGTCAGGGCTTGCTTATTTGCATGCAAAAAAAACCGTCCACAG GGATATCAAAGGAGCAAATATACTGGTAGACCCCAATGGCCGTGTGAAATTGGTTGATTTTGGGATGGCAAAGCAT ATTACTGGGCAGTCTTGTCCTTTATCTTTCAAGGGAAGTCCTTACTGGATGGCACCTGAG gttataaaaaattcaaatggTTGCAATCTTGCTGTTGATATATGGAGCCTTGGATGCACGCTTTTGGAAATGAGTACGGCAAAGCCTCCTTGGAGCCAGTATGAATGG GTTGCTGCAATGTTTAAGATTGGAAACAGCAAGGATCTTCCCACAATCCCTGATCATCTCTCAGATATTGGCAAAGATTTTGTGCGGCAGTGCTTGCAACGCAACCCATTACATCGTCCTACAGCTGCTAAACTTTTGGAGCACCCTTTTGTGAAAAACGCTGCGCCACTGGAAAGACCCATTTTGAGTTCTGAGCCTTCAGATTTACTGCCTATGGGAACAAATGTTGTGAAATCCCAG GCAAAAAATATTTCCTGCTTGGAATCAGAAGGAGTGGCTGTGCATCAATCTAGGGGGTCAAAAATTGGTTCTGGGTCCAg atttcatcaagactctgaTCCTGCTTTGTCCGTGGTCCaatcgagctga
- the LOC131164810 gene encoding mitogen-activated protein kinase kinase kinase YODA isoform X10, with translation MPSWWGKSSSKEVNKKANKESFIDTIHRKFKIASEEKCNGKSRGSWRHRSDAVSEKVSHSRVPSRSASPSAHVSRCQSFVESPHAQPLPLPGRTGAETKPVKPGFDKTSQPLPFLPLPRPGNVPNRADLTDTVGDLATASVSSDSSIDSDDPSESRLLSPQAFDYEIGNRSTVNSPSSIMLKDPSPVVTQKISRESLKPANLLFNNQILNASPRRGRLKAPMLNLQIPHHGTFFSAPDSSMSSPSRSPLRGFGPDQVSNACFWAGKPYSDVALLGSGQCSSPGSGHNSGHNSVGGDMSGQLFWQHSRCSPECSPIPSPRMTSAGPSSRTQSGAVTPLHPRAGGSAIESPSSRQDDGKQQSHRLPLPPITISNSCPFSPPYSTATTPSVPRSPGRAENPISPGSRWKKGRLLGTGTFGHVYLGFNSESGEMCAMKEVTLFSDDAKSKESAQQLGQEIVLLSRLRHPNIVQYYGSGMVDDKLYIYLEYVSGGSIYKLLQEYGQFGEIAIRSYTQQILSGLAYLHAKKTVHRDIKGANILVDPNGRVKLVDFGMAKHITGQSCPLSFKGSPYWMAPEVIKNSNGCNLAVDIWSLGCTLLEMSTAKPPWSQYEWVAAMFKIGNSKDLPTIPDHLSDIGKDFVRQCLQRNPLHRPTAAKLLEHPFVKNAAPLERPILSSEPSDLLPMGTNVVKSQAKNISCLESEGVAVHQSRGSKIGSGSRKDNF, from the exons ATGCCTTCTTGGTGGGGGAAGTCTTCATCCAAAGAAGTAAATAAGAAAGCAAATAAGGAAAGTTTTATTGATACAATACATCGAAAATTTAAGATTGCATCTGAAGAAAAGTGCAACGGTAAATCTAGAGGGTCTTGGAGACATCGTAGTGATGCTGTTTCAGAAAAGGTATCTCATTCTCGAGTGCCATCAAGGTCAGCATCGCCCTCTGCGCATGTATCGCGTTGTCAAAGTTTTGTTGAGAGCCCTCATGCCCAGCCCCTTCCACTACCTGGGCGTACTGGTGCTGAAACGAAACCTGTAAAGCCAGGATTTGACAAAACTTCCCAACCATTACCTTTTTTACCACTTCCAAGACCTGGAAATGTTCCAAACAGAGCAGACCTGACTGATACTGTGGGAGATTTGGCCACTGCTTCAGTTTCTAGTGATAGCTCCATTGATAGTGATGATCCATCTGAGTCACGTCTTCTTAGCCCCCAAGCATTTGACTATGAAATTGGGAACAGATCTACAGTGAACAGCCCTTCCAG CATAATGCTCAAGGATCCATCCCCTGTTGTCACCCAAAAGATATCAAGAGAGTCATTGAAGCCAGCTAATCTTTTGTTCAATAACCAAATTCTCAACGCATCTCCAAGACGTGGTCGTTTAAAAGCTCCCATGCTGAATTTGCAGATTCCTCACCATGGCACTTTCTTTAGTGCTCCAGACAGCTCAATGTCAAGTCCTTCTAGAAGTCCATTGAGAGGATTTGGCCCAGACCAAGTTTCCAACGCTTGTTTCTGGGCAGGAAAACCTTATTCAGATGTAGCTTTGCTTGGATCTGGTCAATGCTCTAGTCCAGGCTCTGGTCACAATTCTGGGCATAACTCAGTTGGGGGAGATATGTCAGGGCAGCTATTTTGGCAGCACAGCAGGTGTAGCCCCGAGTGTTCTCCAATACCTAGCCCCAGAATGACAAGCGCTGGTCCCAGCTCTAGAACACAAAGTGGTGCTGTCACCCCACTGCACCCACGAGCTGGAGGGTCTGCCATAGAGTCACCTAGTAGCCGGCAAGATGATGGGAAACAGCAAAGCCACCGGTTGCCCCTTCCCCCAATAACAATTTCTAATTCTTGTCCTTTTTCTCCACCATATTCTACAGCAACAACTCCATCAGTCCCAAGAAGTCCGGGCAGGGCAGAAAATCCAATTAGCCCAGGTTCCCGCTGGAAGAAGGGACGTCTGCTAGGGACAGGCACATTTGGACATGTGTATCTTGGTTTCAATAG TGAAAGCGGTGAAATGTGTGCAATGAAAGAGGTCACACTGTTTTCAGATGATGCGAAGTCAAAAGAAAGTGCGCAGCAGCTTGGGCAA GAAATTGTTCTATTAAGTCGTTTGCGGCATCCGAATATAGTGCAGTATTATGGATCTGGGATG GTAGATGACAAACTGTATATATATTTGGAGTATGTATCTGGTGGTTccatctataaactccttcaagAATATGGACAATTTGGCGAAATAGCTATTCGTAGCTACACACAACAAATTTTGTCAGGGCTTGCTTATTTGCATGCAAAAAAAACCGTCCACAG GGATATCAAAGGAGCAAATATACTGGTAGACCCCAATGGCCGTGTGAAATTGGTTGATTTTGGGATGGCAAAGCAT ATTACTGGGCAGTCTTGTCCTTTATCTTTCAAGGGAAGTCCTTACTGGATGGCACCTGAG gttataaaaaattcaaatggTTGCAATCTTGCTGTTGATATATGGAGCCTTGGATGCACGCTTTTGGAAATGAGTACGGCAAAGCCTCCTTGGAGCCAGTATGAATGG GTTGCTGCAATGTTTAAGATTGGAAACAGCAAGGATCTTCCCACAATCCCTGATCATCTCTCAGATATTGGCAAAGATTTTGTGCGGCAGTGCTTGCAACGCAACCCATTACATCGTCCTACAGCTGCTAAACTTTTGGAGCACCCTTTTGTGAAAAACGCTGCGCCACTGGAAAGACCCATTTTGAGTTCTGAGCCTTCAGATTTACTGCCTATGGGAACAAATGTTGTGAAATCCCAG GCAAAAAATATTTCCTGCTTGGAATCAGAAGGAGTGGCTGTGCATCAATCTAGGGGGTCAAAAATTGGTTCTGGGTCCAg Gaaggataatttttaa